TCCTTCTCCTCCATACGCGCCGCCAGCTCCTACCCCAGGCGAGTCCAGCCGTTGCTCCGATGGCCAGCCCCCTCCCTTCTCGTCCTCCACCGGCGAACAGCGCCGCCATCGGCGGAGACGGCCAGCCAAGCCTCCACGCCGCCGCTCCATCCTCTGTCCTCCAGTCGCCTTCTTTCTCCCCTCCGGCGAACGTCCAACAGCCGCGACATAGCCTCGACTCCTCTCCCACAGCGATACCTCCGGCAAACCCCTTCGGCGTTCCAACCATGCAACCCTTCCTCATCGAATATGAAGAATCCGTCTTCAGGTTTGATCCCGTGTTCGAAATATGTGTGTGAACTTTAATACTATTTCTTCATCTGTGTCTCTCATAAGTGTGGCCACGTTTGATTTTTGCTGAATAAATGTGTTGATTTTAAGTATGTGATTTTTATTCGACCCTATTTGCATGTCCTGCTTGATTGAAATTTCGTGACGTTTAACTTGAATGGTGAGTCAATTTGTTCGTCTCTCTCTGGTATGTGAAAACACGCCTAACTTCTTGCAACTTCACATTTTTTATGCCTCTTAGTCAATATGGGTAATTTTGTATGGGAAAAGCATGTATGTGACGATTCGAGGGCTAATATGTGCACGTTTTGACTGTTTGGTTATGATcctgtaccaatttgatttgagaaaagcatctcagtaattgattttttatttttcggaTTTTTTCGTAAATcattaataaggctaatatgtgcacgttttgactgtttgggtatgatcctgtaccaatttgatttgagaaaagcatctcagtaattgattttttatttttcttgccttacttGGTCGACAGACATCCCCTCACACGTTAATTATGGTAAATTTAGATACCTCTTCTTGATTTCATTTANNNNNNNNNNNNNNNNNNNNNNNNNNNNNNNNNNNNNNNNNNNNNNNNNNNNNNNNNNNNNNNNNNNNNNNNNNNNNNNNNNNNNNNNNNNNNNNNNNNNTCCATTAAATAttattcttccttcattatttgGGATTGTGGACGGCCCTCCTCACTATATAAACTCACCATTCTCTTTCTCTAAGAGGACAAACTTCTCCTCCGctattactccctctattttctCTTAAAAGTACTTTGAAGTTCTTTGCCACTTTGGATTTCGAAAAACATTCAGTCTTGTCCTTGCTGCAATTGCTTTgggttctattattattgtttggtGCCTAATCGGTTAGTCTCTATCGAcgcattcttttcttattctgtaGCATTTGTGATAGCAAAGCATAGAAAGAATGTCTATAggaactaatttaaa
The Capsicum annuum cultivar UCD-10X-F1 unplaced genomic scaffold, UCD10Xv1.1 ctg43384, whole genome shotgun sequence genome window above contains:
- the LOC124892040 gene encoding lysine-rich arabinogalactan protein 19-like isoform X1 — protein: MPPSPVNSLRHRLFLLLHTRRQLLPQASPAVAPMASPLPSRPPPANSAAIGGDGQPSLHAAAPSSVLQSPSFSPPANVQQPRHSLDSSPTAIPPANPFGVPTMQPFLIEYEESVFRILLGRQSV
- the LOC124892040 gene encoding lysine-rich arabinogalactan protein 19-like isoform X2; protein product: MPPSPVNSLRHRLFLLLHTRRQLLPQASPAVAPMASPLPSRPPPANSAAIGGDGQPSLHAAAPSSVLQSPSFSPPANVQQPRHSLDSSPTAIPPANPFGVPTMQPFLIEYEESVFRFDPVFEI